CTCGCCGCTCTCCTGCCCGGCTTTGCCGAAATACACCTCACCGCGCCCGGCATCGAGCGCCGCAGCCCGGCTGCCCGCCGCATGCGCCAGCACCTGCAGGCGCGAGAGCCCCACCACCGGCAGCCGCGCCGCCTGTGCCAGTCCCTTGGCTGTGCTCAGCCCCACGCGCACGCCGGTAAAGCTGCCCGGCCCGCGCACCACGACGATGGCATCCAAATCCTTCACCGCGAGCGCATGCGTCTCCAGCAGCGCACGAATCGCCGGCATCAGCATCTCCGCGCACGACCTGCCCGCAAGCAGCCTCTGCTCAATCAGCCGCAATGCGCGCGCGTCCACCTCGGCCAGCGCCACGCTGCCTTCCGCTCCACACGTATCCACCGC
The DNA window shown above is from Acidobacterium capsulatum ATCC 51196 and carries:
- the tsaB gene encoding tRNA (adenosine(37)-N6)-threonylcarbamoyltransferase complex dimerization subunit type 1 TsaB, whose translation is MRVLAVDTCGAEGSVALAEVDARALRLIEQRLLAGRSCAEMLMPAIRALLETHALAVKDLDAIVVVRGPGSFTGVRVGLSTAKGLAQAARLPVVGLSRLQVLAHAAGSRAAALDAGRGEVYFGKAGQESGEAVLHPDEVRAQVAEADVACCEDSVARSLPGARRVAAPTAEDALRLALERLRRGEFDDLAAMDAHYLRRSQAEVVADGAAR